One region of Culex pipiens pallens isolate TS chromosome 2, TS_CPP_V2, whole genome shotgun sequence genomic DNA includes:
- the LOC120415827 gene encoding uncharacterized protein LOC120415827 — MAQGNYVSKYSGEFCKLVVEGDLAKIKSKFKDFVLDYQTPDDLNTPLHLSIIAQQNRNEIMQFLIESGADCDLRNSMNLTASELAINLNFLDVTKFMLAIEFRNLSDYRCFYRLIRRGSVPLLQLFLELKSFDVHQQIHFVSSVWHELYVKNVQISKNMENFLEYQLLNYSYAYHHPPSQKPDRLKFDKEHENRIDLIVEYTRYLTTNYATDNLNDFDDKFLLAIKIIYDNLFFIKDKHEFAHLPMLELERCLAIFLAIFKKSPEYEIYKLIINKKQLLQFLTAFCDELDKIKNELLDKENRTAHKWTNDLLLHLINCIRDAAPAKSTKAINALWTKKCPLKKKLIYYIKARLKANPELNSIQSRLINNLSKAELEIIRAEMKTPQFLNLTRTISRKNYVVFKRLRNISDHLSQLYAIKKILRYLDGIARVQLPQYQVSGTLALKRTLQVLADTTSSTKYGPRIQRKLEYVVHKILPLNLDIELRDYYTPNVTLYKLCSDKLENRLMPFAEVQCSLKSVRRYFSYIFDLKILEAYKCYLGNVYQLKDRAQVKSYNQYVGEANRLYFENHTLDDLYFELEDCIRVVEELQDTFNQQHDDKISDLLRCIHKPLNQRYEQLLREGKTLLNTISTNFNTCMLLGSANQDMSRVKRIVHSFLAEQYPKYDISTDSQLVTVNFVLQEMLHLFTNYLYQYQMDDRVSKNFITMINVLNVERYFAIDHFMPQRGKEYESLIHQNYTNEILKKFNLQNLSSIEFAVLHEQLAVNYYDNCFNLDKKYAVLTMFLKTTNRQINDAIMKRNKRMDREEFQSYAESKLKLIGQFLPCSDFNEVTQFINEAAPHVEFALEFCLLEICEILTDLNVFQDNAYVLKLQSSIISGKNLREYLLHDPLAYDMLTLTHSTKVKVFLNGLIFKSNDFKLYQPPNNLKVNVSDLATINENLINSYKTKWSWVEQQERLFKSVENIDLKLLQALTPDYADVRGMRLGALQDEAPIAEYEIIDYTIKNNLKAMIDFLAEDVQAISFEKQQFFQYLLVRSFGSLFVDAHINLTGQYERQATILYMALYFRAYEVFLENVKKFELSINLSKIARYINAEFIDKIAKQMKDISWNCQDENGMTVLDQCIQKGDVQAVKKLIKLNVDVNLGNADSTTALHRACSLGLNDIARFLVKQSGQLNACNELDYLPVTYAIQYHENELIPMLINDQVDVNEERYALVSRSIRYGNLDALKYLLETRQVCLTTIANQEHNTLLHLCAIHDQGEILKYLISSHSRYVQDNLNKQNYYSKTALHIAVSADRYRIVELLLQLKASIAVVDQCGLNAVEWAIERSSVKMLKLLAKYGFAQQKLSIPLTIAVEKKNVRLLKLLKRMGCGVGLEPLCLIKAVYAQSVELVKFLVESNKQCLNYKDPYDSSALHVAIAIGCNEIAAFLIESGSEINAVTRFGDTPLHVAAKHCNIIAARMLILKYAAIDERNSSGLTPLMQAMYSKNLDIMKLLIGAGANIDLLKIHLAEIEQMSKIPTIHMFADNYGLLEFMILQLQYDPNVRDGRNQQNLLHKACYGNNLQIVQFLVDWCRVQTEQQDTNGRTPLAIANECKNFDVAEFLRGKKRKKSQITPQRYFDPTGMM; from the coding sequence atggcaCAGGGCAACTATGTCAGCAAGTACTCGGGCGAGTTCTGCAAGCTGGTCGTCGAGGGTGACCTCGCCAAGATCAAGTCCAAGTTCAAGGACTTTGTGCTGGACTACCAGACGCCGGACGATCTCAACACCCCGCTCCATCTGTCCATCATTGCCCAGCAGAACCGCAACGAGATCATGCAGTTTCTCATCGAGTCCGGCGCTGACTGTGATCTGCGCAACTCGATGAACCTAACGGCGTCCGAGCTGGCCATTAACCTGAACTTTCTCGACGTGACCAAGTTTATGCTGGCGATCGAGTTCCGGAATCTCTCCGACTATCGGTGCTTCTACCGGTTGATTCGCCGAGGTTCGGTACCACTGCTGCAGCTGTTCCTCGAGCTGAAGAGCTTCGACGTCCACCAGCAGATCCACTTTGTGTCCAGCGTGTGGCACGAGCTGTACGTCAAGAACGTGCAGATCTCCAAAAACATGGAAAACTTTCTCGAATACCAACTGCTCAACTACAGCTACGCATATCATCACCCTCCGAGCCAAAAGCCCGATCGGCTCAAGTTCGACAAAGAGCACGAGAACCGCATCGATCTGATCGTCGAATACACCCGGTACCTCACCACCAACTACGCCACCGACAATCTCAACGACTTTGACGACAAGTTCCTCCTGGCAATCAAAATCATCTACGACAACCTGTTCTTCATCAAAGACAAGCACGAGTTCGCCCACCTCCCCATGCTGGAGCTGGAACGCTGCCTGGCGATCTTCCTCGCCATCTTCAAGAAAAGCCCAGAGTACGAAATCTACAAACTGATCATCAACAAAAAGCAGCTGCTCCAATTCCTGACCGCATTCTGTGACGAACTGGACAAGATCAAGAACGAACTCCTAGACAAGGAAAACCGCACCGCGCACAAATGGACCAACGATCTCCTGCTACACCTGATCAACTGCATCCGTGACGCTGCACCCGCCAAGTCCACCAAAGCGATCAACGCGCTGTGGACGAAAAAATGTCCCCTCAAAAAGAAACTCATCTACTACATCAAAGCCCGCCTAAAAGCCAACCCAGAGCTCAACTCGATCCAGTCCCGACTAATCAACAACCTGTCCAAAGCGGAACTAGAAATCATCCGAGCCGAAATGAAAACTCCGCAGTTCCTCAACCTGACGCGAACAATTTCCCGCAAAAACTACGTCGTGTTCAAAAGGCTCCGTAATATCTCGGACCACCTGTCCCAACTGTACGCGATCAAGAAgatcctccgctacctggacgGAATCGCCCGCGTCCAGCTGCCCCAGTACCAGGTTTCGGGGACGCTCGCCCTCAAACGCACCCTCCAAGTTCTGGCGGACACCACCAGCAGTACAAAATATGGCCCGCGGATTCAGCGCAAGCTCGAGTACGTGGTGCACAAGATCCTGCCGCTCAACCTGGACATCGAGCTGCGGGACTACTACACGCCAAACGTCACCCTGTACAAACTATGCTCGGACAAGCTGGAGAACCGCCTGATGCCGTTCGCCGAAGTGCAATGCAGTCTCAAGTCGGTGCGGCGATACTTTTCGTACATCTTCGACCTGAAGATCCTGGAAGCGTACAAGTGCTATCTGGGGAACGTGTATCAGCTGAAAGATCGCGCCCAGGTGAAGAGCTACAACCAGTACGTCGGGGAGGCAAATCGGCTGTACTTTGAGAATCACACCCTGGATGATCTGTACTTCGAGCTAGAAGACTGTATACGAGTGGTGGAGGAACTGCAAGACACGTTCAACCAGCAACACGACGACAAAATCAGCGACCTCCTTAGGTGCATCCACAAACCGCTGAACCAACGGTACGAGCAACTCCTGCGCGAAGGCAAGACACTTCTCAACACAATCAGTACAAACTTCAACACGTGCATGCTGCTCGGATCTGCCAACCAGGACATGTCCAGGGTGAAACGAATCGTGCACTCGTTCCTCGCCGAGCAGTACCCCAAGTACGACATCAGCACCGACAGCCAGCTGGTGACGGTCAACTTTGTCCTGCAGGAAATGCTGCATCTCTTCACCAACTATCTGTACCAGTACCAGATGGACGATCGCGTCTCGAAGAACTTCATCACCATGATCAACGTGCTGAACGTCGAGCGTTACTTCGCGATCGACCACTTTATGCCCCAGCGGGGCAAGGAGTACGAAAGTCTGATCCACCAGAACTACACCAACGAAATCCTGAAAAAGTTCAACCTGCAGAATCTCAGCTCGATCGAGTTTGCCGTACTGCACGAGCAGCTCGCCGTCAACTACTACGACAACTGCTTCAACCTGGACAAAAAGTACGCCGTGCTGACGATGTTCCTGAAGACGACCAACCGACAGATCAACGACGCCATCATGAAGCGCAACAAGCGCATGGATCGCGAAGAGTTCCAGTCGTACGCGGAGAGCAAACTGAAGCTGATCGGGCAGTTCCTCCCCTGCAGCGACTTCAACGAAGTGACGCAGTTCATCAACGAAGCCGCTCCACACGTCGAGTTTGCGCTGGAGTTTTGCCTGCTGGAGATCTGCGAAATCCTCACCGATCTGAACGTGTTCCAGGACAATGCGTACGTGCTGAAACTTCAGTCGTCCATCATCAGCGGAAAGAACCTTCGGGAATACCTGCTGCACGACCCGCTGGCGTACGACATGCTCACGCTAACGCACAGCACCAAGGTGAAGGTATTTCTGAACGGGTTGATATTCAAGAGCAACGACTTCAAACTCTACCAACCGCCGAACAACCTGAAGGTAAACGTGAGTGATCTGGCCACGATCAACGAGAATCTCATCAACAGTTACAAAACAAAGTGGAGCTGGGTCGAGCAGCAGGAGCGACTGTTCAAGTCGGTGGAGAACATCGACCTGAAGCTGTTGCAAGCGCTGACGCCGGACTACGCCGATGTTCGTGGGATGAGGTTGGGAGCGCTGCAGGACGAGGCACCGATCGCGGAGTACGAGATTATCGACTACACGATCAAGAACAACCTGAAGGCGATGATCGACTTTTTGGCGGAGGACGTGCAGGCGATTTCGTTCGAGAAGCAGCAGTTCTTCCAGTACTTGCTGGTGCGAAGTTTCGGCTCGTTGTTCGTGGATGCGCACATCAACCTGACCGGTCAGTACGAGCGACAGGCGACGATCCTGTACATGGCGCTGTACTTCCGCGCGTACGAAGTGTTTCTGGAGAACGTGAAAAAGTTCGAGCTGAGCATAAATTTGTCCAAGATCGCCCGGTACATCAACGCCGAGTTTATCGACAAGATCGCCAAGCAGATGAAGGACATCAGCTGGAACTGCCAGGACGAGAACGGGATGACCGTGCTGGATCAGTGCATCCAGAAGGGGGACGTGCAAGCGGTGAAGAAGCTGATCAAGCTGAACGTGGACGTGAACCTGGGCAATGCGGACAGCACGACGGCGCTGCATCGGGCTTGCAGTTTGGGGTTGAACGATATTGCGCGGTTTTTGGTTAAACAAAGCGGACAGCTGAACGCTTGCAACGAGCTGGACTACCTGCCGGTGACGTACGCGATTCAGTACCACGAAAACGAGCTTATTCCGATGCTGATCAACGATCAGGTGGACGTGAACGAGGAGCGGTACGCGTTGGTGAGCAGATCGATCCGGTATGGGAACTTGGACGCGTTGAAGTATCTGCTAGAGACGCGACAAGTGTGTTTGACGACGATCGCGAACCAAGAACACAATACGCTACTTCACCTGTGTGCGATACACGATCAGGGTGAGATTTTGAAGTACTTGATCAGCAGCCACTCGCGGTACGTGCAGGACAATCTGAACAAGCAGAACTACTACTCGAAGACGGCACTGCACATTGCGGTCAGCGCCGATCGGTACCGGATCGTGGAGTTGTTGCTCCAGCTGAAGGCTTCCATTGCGGTGGTGGATCAATGCGGACTGAACGCCGTCGAGTGGGCGATTGAGCGAAGCAGCGTGAAGATGCTGAAGCTGCTGGCAAAGTACGGCTTCGCGCAGCAGAAGCTGTCGATCCCGTTGACGATCGCCGTGGAGAAGAAAAACGTTCGACTGCTGAAGCTGCTGAAACGGATGGGCTGTGGGGTTGGTTTGGAGCCGCTGTGTCTGATCAAGGCCGTGTACGCGCAATCGGTGGAGCTGGTCAAGTTTTTGGTGGAGAGTAACAAGCAGTGTTTGAACTACAAAGATCCTTATGATAGCTCGGCGCTGCACGTGGCGATCGCAATCGGTTGTAACGAGATCGCGGCATTTTTGATCGAGAGTGGTTCGGAGATCAACGCGGTGACGAGGTTTGGCGATACGCCGCTGCACGTGGCGGCGAAGCACTGTAACATCATAGCTGCACGGATGCTGATCCTGAAGTATGCGGCGATCGACGAACGGAACTCGTCCGGGTTGACGCCGCTCATGCAGGCGATGTACTCGAAGAATTTGGACATTATGAAGCTGCTGATCGGGGCTGGTGCGAACATCGACCTGCTCAAGATCCACCTGGCGGAAATCGAGCAGATGTCCAAGATCCCGACGATCCACATGTTCGCCGACAACTACGGCCTGCTGGAGTTTATGATCCTGCAGCTGCAGTACGATCCGAACGTGCGCGACGGCCGCAACCAGCAGAACCTGCTGCACAAGGCGTGCTACGGTAACAACCTGCAGATCGTGCAGTTCCTGGTCGACTGGTGCCGCGTGCAGACGGAACAGCAGGACACCAACGGGCGGACGCCGCTGGCGATCGCCAACGAGTGCAAAAACTTTGACGTGGCCGAGTTTCTGCGCGGCAAGAAGAGGAAAAAGTCCCAGATAACTCCCCAGCGGTACTTTGACCCGACGGGGATGATGTGA